The Armatimonadota bacterium genome has a segment encoding these proteins:
- a CDS encoding ABC transporter permease subunit, with protein MRKIWIIAKMTLLENSRKQIFHVLCLLMLAVIAGSTLLSIFTEGTKLKILKDLCMSCILFGGAALAIALGSTGIPNDVEQRTLQPIAARPVSRAQYVAGKFVGTFLTVAMGVMAMALVFAVLIYSYQRSIDTFLPLATGFALLEVAIIAAIATSLSTVASPAVTSLVSFLIYVCGSVKIGYFGGMIERTGSTFVRIFYSGIYHILPNLECFNLKTALVHNDSIPVAYLLQVAIYGVCYAAFVLALGTFNFSRKEI; from the coding sequence ATGAGAAAAATCTGGATTATTGCAAAAATGACCCTGCTGGAAAACAGCCGCAAGCAGATATTTCACGTGCTCTGCCTGCTGATGCTCGCTGTTATCGCCGGGTCGACTCTCCTGTCGATTTTCACTGAGGGGACCAAACTGAAGATCCTAAAAGACTTATGTATGAGCTGCATACTCTTCGGAGGAGCTGCGCTGGCAATCGCACTCGGCTCTACCGGCATTCCAAACGATGTGGAACAGCGCACACTCCAGCCAATTGCCGCACGCCCGGTAAGCCGTGCGCAGTATGTAGCAGGAAAGTTTGTCGGCACATTCCTGACGGTGGCGATGGGAGTTATGGCGATGGCTCTGGTGTTTGCCGTGCTGATCTACTCATATCAGCGCAGTATTGACACGTTCTTGCCCTTGGCAACCGGATTCGCGCTATTGGAAGTTGCAATCATAGCCGCCATAGCCACATCGCTCTCGACTGTGGCAAGCCCTGCGGTCACATCGCTGGTCAGCTTCTTGATATATGTATGCGGGTCGGTCAAGATAGGCTACTTTGGAGGAATGATAGAACGGACCGGCAGCACATTCGTGAGGATATTTTATTCGGGAATATATCATATACTGCCGAACCTGGAGTGCTTCAATCTAAAAACCGCACTCGTGCACAATGATTCGATCCCGGTTGCATATTTGCTGCAGGTCGCCATATACGGTGTATGCTATGCGGCATTTGTGCTCGCGCTCGGCACATTTAATTTCTCCCGCAAGGAGATATAG
- a CDS encoding ABC transporter ATP-binding protein, which produces MQPIRAQDLTKIYNLGNKSRTKTAVDSLEIEVPEGAIFGFLGPNGAGKTTTIKMVLDFVRPTRGSASIFGKPTNDPATRSMIGYLPEQPYFHKFLKPIEVLTMHAGLAGVDRRSAKKLSMACLERAGIAEYAEIPISKLSKGLTQRVGLAQAIVGEPKLLILDEPTSGLDPIGRRCVRDLLIELRNEGKTIFLSSHLLSEIENVCDIVAVMKSGKLVALGAPDCVRSSNSQVLIQTEPIDEQTRDRLRFIGVSVERSRDDALLKIDPKSLYDVMHVLEDQNISVNRIDTQRESLEEAFLRLAA; this is translated from the coding sequence ATGCAGCCGATAAGAGCACAAGACCTAACCAAAATCTACAACCTCGGCAACAAAAGCCGCACAAAAACAGCAGTTGACTCACTAGAAATTGAAGTTCCCGAAGGGGCAATCTTCGGGTTTCTCGGACCCAATGGCGCGGGAAAAACGACGACCATAAAGATGGTCCTCGATTTTGTCAGGCCAACACGGGGAAGCGCAAGCATCTTCGGCAAACCGACAAACGATCCGGCAACTCGAAGTATGATAGGGTATCTGCCAGAACAGCCATACTTTCACAAGTTCCTCAAGCCAATAGAGGTGCTTACGATGCATGCCGGACTGGCCGGAGTAGACCGGCGCAGTGCAAAGAAACTCTCAATGGCCTGTCTAGAGCGCGCGGGCATTGCCGAATACGCCGAAATCCCGATCTCCAAACTCTCAAAGGGGCTAACACAAAGAGTCGGGTTGGCGCAGGCTATAGTCGGCGAGCCTAAACTGCTGATACTCGACGAGCCGACCTCAGGGCTGGACCCAATAGGCCGCCGCTGCGTACGTGATCTACTGATTGAACTCAGAAACGAGGGCAAGACCATTTTCTTAAGCTCACATCTTTTGAGTGAGATAGAGAATGTGTGCGACATAGTCGCGGTCATGAAATCCGGCAAATTGGTAGCTCTCGGCGCTCCCGACTGTGTTCGCAGTTCCAATTCGCAGGTGCTTATACAGACCGAACCAATTGATGAGCAGACGCGCGACAGGCTCAGGTTTATCGGTGTATCTGTGGAACGAAGCAGGGATGACGCATTGTTAAAGATTGATCCTAAAAGCTTATACGATGTTATGCATGTCCTGGAAGACCAGAATATTTCAGTCAACAGGATCGATACACAGCGCGAATCTCTTGAGGAAGCATTTTTGCGGCTTGCCGCATGA
- the larC gene encoding nickel pincer cofactor biosynthesis protein LarC — protein sequence MRIAYFDCFAGISGDMTLGALVDAGADFDKLKLELAKLSVEDYELILSNVVRQGISATDIQVQLHNGHDHHNGHQHGRSFTDIKHLIEQSSLNNSIKLKSIAIFKRLGEAEAKIHGKGLEEIHFHEVGAVDSIVDIVGACICLDLLGIDKVYASPIPTFYGTVKIAHGTFPLPAPATAEILKDVPWRELGIEGEIVTPTGAAILAELAEGFGPMPATTLKATGYGAGKKDFGIPNVLRVMIGENDEAESQYKGFPKQQNDEHKCCKHSEVAILESNIDDIEPQIYEVVMERLFAAGALDVYMTPIQMKKNRPAVLLSIICDPEDIAVMGDIIFEETSTIGIRIDKRSRMCLPRESITIDTKFGQIRIKVARKNDKITNAQPEYEDCKAAAAQHKVPVKLVRDTAIAEFYNKPCD from the coding sequence ATGCGCATAGCATATTTCGATTGTTTTGCAGGTATCAGCGGCGATATGACGCTTGGAGCGCTTGTAGATGCTGGCGCTGATTTCGATAAGCTCAAGCTCGAGTTGGCAAAGCTCAGTGTTGAAGATTACGAGCTGATCCTAAGCAATGTTGTGCGCCAAGGTATCTCTGCTACTGATATTCAAGTCCAACTGCATAACGGTCATGATCATCATAACGGTCACCAGCATGGACGCAGCTTCACTGATATCAAACATCTCATAGAGCAAAGCAGCCTGAATAATAGCATCAAACTCAAATCTATCGCTATCTTCAAGAGGCTCGGTGAAGCAGAGGCTAAAATTCATGGCAAGGGCTTAGAGGAGATTCACTTCCATGAGGTCGGTGCTGTAGACTCGATTGTAGACATAGTCGGGGCTTGCATATGTCTCGATCTGCTCGGAATAGATAAGGTTTACGCCAGTCCAATCCCCACATTCTATGGCACAGTTAAAATCGCCCATGGCACGTTTCCCCTACCCGCTCCGGCGACCGCTGAGATCTTGAAAGACGTCCCCTGGCGCGAACTAGGAATTGAGGGTGAGATAGTAACCCCGACCGGTGCAGCTATATTAGCCGAGCTTGCGGAAGGCTTTGGCCCAATGCCAGCTACGACTTTGAAGGCCACCGGTTATGGAGCAGGCAAAAAAGACTTCGGTATTCCAAATGTCCTGAGAGTGATGATCGGAGAGAATGACGAGGCGGAGTCTCAGTATAAGGGTTTCCCGAAACAACAAAATGATGAGCACAAGTGCTGCAAGCACAGTGAAGTCGCCATACTCGAATCAAATATAGACGACATAGAACCGCAAATCTATGAAGTGGTGATGGAAAGACTCTTCGCAGCGGGCGCGCTGGATGTCTATATGACGCCTATCCAGATGAAGAAGAACCGTCCGGCAGTCCTCTTATCGATCATCTGCGACCCCGAGGACATCGCGGTAATGGGCGATATTATCTTTGAGGAGACCTCCACAATTGGTATCAGGATCGACAAGCGCTCACGCATGTGCCTGCCGCGCGAGTCTATCACTATCGATACTAAATTCGGGCAGATCAGGATCAAAGTCGCGCGCAAGAATGACAAGATCACGAATGCCCAGCCCGAATATGAAGACTGTAAAGCGGCAGCAGCCCAGCACAAAGTACCTGTCAAGCTTGTCAGAGATACTGCCATAGCAGAATTTTATAATAAGCCCTGCGACTAA